Below is a genomic region from Henckelia pumila isolate YLH828 chromosome 3, ASM3356847v2, whole genome shotgun sequence.
ATTCGTCACTTCACGTGAGATTATGCTGGGCGATCGAATTCCTCAATCGTTCTTGCACCTCTTCCTTGTGTTTGATAAAAGGCGTGAAACATAGGCTTCAGAGCAACAACAGCTGAAGTCAAAACCTTTTCAATGGATATTGGATCTGTCAACGGTTGATTCCAGTCGAGGAATACTTGCATTATATATGCATCGAAATGAATCGTAGaaaaaaaagattaaatctTGGTCACTTGTACATGGACTGAAGTGCTGAACTCGGAAAGTTAGAATTGAGAAATAATATGAAGGGAGATTTGTGACTGAGCTCAATAAAAGTGTAAaacatcatatttttttaaaaaaataaccttCACACAGTTCAAATGCACATGATAATTGAAATAATCATGataattgaaatattttttgacaaATGAAAATTGAAATTAATTTCATACGATACAAAAGGGTAGACATGACAATTTTTCTGAAATATTTCGTTTTTTCgaataaaatattgaaataaaatcttGAAAAATAGTCTATAGAGTTCCAGATCTCTTTTTATCTtggtttagttttttttaaaatatatatatatatatataatatgattaattaattgtttattataaTCATTGCTATACATTCCAGGAGAAGACTAATCAGATGATTGACAATATCAGCAATAAAGCAGAGTCTGCAAAGGAATCAATTACTGAGGTTCGAATTTTCAATTAAGAGAATCGAATCACaaagtaaaaaataaataaaataacaatgatAGAAATTGATTTTGTGCAGCTaacttttatatttatttgtatttttcccaaattgatgttttattatattaaattaatcttttttggatttgtattcatgcagGCAGGGCAGCAGATGAAGGCCAAGGCACAAGGAGCTGTTGATGCTATCAAGGACTCCACTGGAATGAATAAGTGAAGCATATATGAAATCATTATTCATGGAATAATAGTATTAATTTACACAACTTATGACTCaggaatttattttatgaataagTGTGTGTATATACTCAAGCTTTTCTATGTGTTACACGAGTAGATAGTAGTATTGCGAAATATGAAGCTTTGAACCTTCAAAGTGTGGTGTGAGCTACTTATAAAATATATCGTTCCGATATAATAGTTTTGAATATAAACGTGTATTTATTCAAGTATAGCATAGACTCACCAAATACATAGATAGATAATTATCTGTGATGCCCacaggggcataggcgagttggtaaggcctgaggtgacgtgggaagaaatttcccagcgttgcgggtttGATCCTCGTTTGGAGTATATTTCTcaatgaaatatttggggtatGTTCTGGGGATTGGACCATGTTGTTTCCTCCCTCAGGTCTTTGCctactcgtgcacatccctcgatttaacttCGCATGAGCCAATGGTCCTCTGACTTATGTGGGATGGGGTCCCCTTCGGGATCAAcccttttaaaataattatttgtgATACTTTTGCTTCAAAAAGAAAAGTCATAGACCAAATTGGCCTCTTTTCATTCACTTTGTTGGAAATAATGCTTCTTTTTATCACGTAACTTTTCAATATTGATTATAATACAAACTTTTGTCTTTGCTAAATATTAATTGTAATATAActgaaaacttaaaattttatacTGGCTTGTTCATCTCCGGAAAAAAACTGTTCGTCTTACAAAACTAGACAGATTATCCCggttatattattttaaggtatagtGTTTGAAAACtcaaaaaataagtgattatgattttttttcataacaaaTTTGTTAAGAGATAATTATAAGCACTTGTTTTTAGAGGTTAAAAGCACTCTGACGATAACAAATTAACAACTGTTATCATTAAAACCttttactattattttttaaaatcttttttaATTGAGACATTATTAATTTTCAGGTTTCAATCACGCATTTTCTTTGGAAACACATATTGTGTAATTTTTTTGCACCAAGATAAAGACTTAAAGACACCTTTAGTAGATTGGAACAATCATTAAATGTAAAATATTaggctgaaatttttttttactttgaaCAAAGTGACTGTAGTAGCTTGTCTTTCCTAAATGCGCATATAAACAAAATGCAAAGAAAGAAAAAGTAAAGGCAACTGTATTTTTTGCTATGTCATTGTATTGTAGATTTTACATAATTTATGACTTTCtctatgttattttattttaatttccctAAACGTTATTGGTAATGAATTATTAATTTGATGATTAATTAGCCATTATGGTGTTATAAAGAAATGTATGCAGCAAACTGCACCTTGACGTACACCTTCTATGTACAAAGAAATGTATGCAGCAAAACCACGTTCGCTGTACCGCAAATACCCCGGCGCCGTCACAGCGCAGCCACCTTCAGATGCTCCATACTCCGGCAACCTGATAATCTCTGACGACCAAGAATCGGACACAATGGATTTCTCCTGTTTCGGGATATGCAAGAACGACAAGATCAAAACACTGCCATTTCCCCAAGACAGGATGCTGCAGGTGGTTCACTCATCGTCACACGAGGAATCAAGTGTCACAAAAGTCTGGTTTGTGCCTGTTCTTGATCGCCCTCTTTCGTCGAATCGATACTACGTGTTTAAGGTCAAGGGAAGGCGCAAAGGGTACGTGTGTATAAACTCatcacatatttataatatatatagatatatatatatatatatggatttaTAATGATAGAGTTTCGATCACATGACAACCACCATGGTCACTACGTGAGCAACAGCTGATCACGTGTCAATCACTCATTGGATTACAAGGTGTCACGTCAGTTGCTCATGGTGGTTGCTCATGTCATCGAAACTCTGTTTACATGTTATACTATATGTTATCACTTTGATCAATATATTATATAGTTTCTTTCATAACAATTCTGCAGACAAGCATACACATGTTCTAGAGAAGGAGAAGAGACAATGTGCTGCTTTAACAATCTTGGAAGTACGGATTCGAAAACACAACATTTTGATTACAGAAACAGGTACCAACAATTCGAGATTCATCCTTATCACGGTGGCGGTTTCTTCGCCCGATCGATCGAATGGGACGGCTATCCACCGGAATTCCTGAGAAGAAAAGGGTGGGAAGTTCATGTATCCCACTCATTCAAACTCCATCTTCAAGAAACTGGAGATCATATCCATAGCTTCACCTCATCGAACCTCCCTGGACTCAACTTCCCACTACACTCGAAACGTTCGACTCCAACCGTCCCATTTGCTTTCGTGAGAGAAGATGCAGGGAACGACAATATGATCATCAGTAGCATTGGTGATCAGATGAGGAAAAGCTTGACATATGAATGGAGGTTGAAGCAGTGGTGGGAGGAGATATATTCGTGCGAGAACGGGTCGAACCGGCTGGACCGAGACAACAACGTTGTGGCTATGG
It encodes:
- the LOC140888686 gene encoding uncharacterized protein — its product is MYKEMYAAKPRSLYRKYPGAVTAQPPSDAPYSGNLIISDDQESDTMDFSCFGICKNDKIKTLPFPQDRMLQVVHSSSHEESSVTKVWFVPVLDRPLSSNRYYVFKVKGRRKGQAYTCSREGEETMCCFNNLGSTDSKTQHFDYRNRYQQFEIHPYHGGGFFARSIEWDGYPPEFLRRKGWEVHVSHSFKLHLQETGDHIHSFTSSNLPGLNFPLHSKRSTPTVPFAFVREDAGNDNMIISSIGDQMRKSLTYEWRLKQWWEEIYSCENGSNRLDRDNNVVAMDVRVKRSVCLVRGMEAEKDGDRRRDFEGFQWFRVGERSGMRGGVGLSLGVYEKLRDLQERRGWFDDNNGEKEIRVHGRKEIESGREWKRFGCYVFVESFVLRRMDGSLLINFCFRDTNRIQCKWE